ACTTCATTCTCGCCGGACTCATCGGTGCGATCATCTGGAACATGGCGACTTGGCGATTCGGCCTGCCGTCGTCCTCCTCCCACGCGCTGTTCGGCGGGCTGATCGGTGCCGCCATCATCGGCGCCGGGCTCAACTCCGTCGACTACGGCGTGTTCCTGTCCAAGGTCGTCCTGCCTGCACTCGCGGCACCGATCATCGCGGGCGTGGGCGCCTATCTGTGCACGCGCCTGGCCTATTCCATCACGCGACGCAACGGTGAAGGCAGGACAGCCCACCGGGCGCCGTTCAAATACGGGCAGATCTTCAGCTCCTCACTCGTCGCCCTGGCACACGGCACCAACGATGCGCAGAAGACCATGGGCGTCATCACCCTGGTGCTCGTGTCCGCGAATCTGCAGGACCATGGAACCGGCCCTCACATCTGGGTGATCGCAGCCTGCGCGCTGGCGATCGCGCTGGGAACCTACGTCGGCGGATGGCGAATCATCGACACCCTCGGCACGAAGCTCACCACCGTCAAGCCCGCCCAGGGGCTGTCCGCCGAGACGTCGACGGCAGCCGCCATTCTCGCCTCGTCCCATTTGGGCTTCGCCTTGTCGACGACGCAGGTGGCGTCCGGCTCGGTGCTCGGTTCAGGGATGGGACGCAAGGGTGCCGACGTCCAGTGGTCGACCGCCGGACGCATCGCTTCGGGCTGGCTGCTGACCATTCCGGCGGCTGCCGTTGTCGGTGGGATCGCGGCGGGCGTCGCTCATCTGGGGACCATCGGAGTCGTCATCGACACGGTCGTCGCGGTCGTCGCGGTCCTCTGGATCTTCCTCAGCTCGCGCAAGGCCGCCGACCCTGAGCTCTCGAACTTCGACACCGTCGGCGAGGCCGTCGGCATCCGCGGACGCAAGCGCAAGCTGCGCAAGGACCGCAACCGCAAGCGGGCAGCCATGAAGCGCGCAGCCCGGATCGAAGCCCGCGAGCAACGGCATGCGGCCAGAGCCGAAGCGAAATCCGGCGGCGGTTCGAATGCTGAGGAGCCACGCACGGAAGCCGCGGAGACGCGCACGGGCGACGCCGAAGAGACACGCACGGGCGACGCCGAAGAGACACGCACGGGCGACGCCGAAGAGACACGCACGGACCAGGGAGGGTCGAAATGATCGAGTGGAGCGCTTTTCTCATCGTTGCGATTGCGACCTGGGTATCGGCGGTCGTCGTCATCATGCTCTTCTCCGCCGCGGTGCGGATGCGGGCAGTCCACGTCGACCTGGTCGCCGCGGGCCAGCACAAACCCCTTCTCAAGGTCGGCTATTGGGCGGTCTTCGGCATCTGCGGCGTCGTCGTGCTCATCGGCGTCTACCTGATCGTCCCGGCGTTGCACGGCGCCTGAGGTTCGTCAGGAATGTCGAGGAGCCTCTCCTCGACTCCTGGCGTACGTCCGGACCGTGAGCCCCATTCACCACCAGCAGCTGCAACCACCCTCGCTGGCTGCAACCACCACCGCCGGCTGCAGTCACCCCCGCTGGCTGCAGTCACCACCGCCGGCTCGGCAGTCCCTCCACCGAGCCGCTCACCCTACAGTTGCGGGGGTGCCTTTCAGCGCTCCGGGTGCGTGATGCGATGCGACCTCGCCCGGCACCCAGTCTGAGCCGGTGCACCGCCCGACACTCTGCCGACGGTGACTTTCCGGTCGCCGACTCCAGGCACACGAAAATCCCCCAACCACCTCGGCGATGGTTGGGGGATTCTCTGTCGACCGGAGCCTCAGTGTCTCGGAGCCGCAGTGCCTCAGGCGAGGCCCAGGCGCTCCCGGAGGTTGTCGACCTCGGCACGGAGCTCGGCCGGAACCGAATCCCCGAGCTGTGAGTACCATTCTTCGATGAGCGCGAGCTCGGTCTCCCACTCGTCGGGGTTGATCTCGAGCGCCTTGCGCAGGTCCTCGTCGGTGAAGTCGAGTCCCTCGATGTCCAGACCTCCCTCGACCGGGGTCAGGCCCAGCGGGCTCTCCTCGGCGTCGGTGGTGCCGGCCACGCGTTCGAAGACCCACTTGAGGACGCGTGAGTTCTCGGAGAATCCCGGCCACAGGATCGAGTTGTTCTCGTCGCGGCGGAACCAGTTGACGTAGAAGATCTTCGGCAGCTGAGCGCCCTCGGTCTTGCCGATGTCGAGCCAGTGCTGCAGGTAATCCCCGACGTTGTAGCCGATGAACGGACGCATCGCCATGGGGTCGCGGCGAACGACGCCGACGGCGCCGGTGGCAGCGGCGGTGGTCTCCGAGGAGAGCACCGAGCCCATGAACACGCCGTGGTTCCAGTCCTTGGTCTCGGTCACGAGCGGCATTGTGGTCTTGCGGCGACCGCCGAAGAGGATGGCCGAGATCGGCACACCGTTCGGGTTCGTCCACTCGGGGGCCAGGGTCGGAACGTTGGCGATCGGGGTGCAGAAGCGCGAGTTCGGGTGAGCGGCCGGGGTCTCCGAGTCCGGGGTCCAGTCGTTGCCGCGCCAGTCGGTGAGGT
The Brevibacterium marinum genome window above contains:
- a CDS encoding inorganic phosphate transporter → MEIIFVVVLVIALALFFDFTNGFHDTANAMATPIATGAIKPKAAVTLAALLNLVGAFLSTEVAKTISGGIIKEGNGGVQITPDFILAGLIGAIIWNMATWRFGLPSSSSHALFGGLIGAAIIGAGLNSVDYGVFLSKVVLPALAAPIIAGVGAYLCTRLAYSITRRNGEGRTAHRAPFKYGQIFSSSLVALAHGTNDAQKTMGVITLVLVSANLQDHGTGPHIWVIAACALAIALGTYVGGWRIIDTLGTKLTTVKPAQGLSAETSTAAAILASSHLGFALSTTQVASGSVLGSGMGRKGADVQWSTAGRIASGWLLTIPAAAVVGGIAAGVAHLGTIGVVIDTVVAVVAVLWIFLSSRKAADPELSNFDTVGEAVGIRGRKRKLRKDRNRKRAAMKRAARIEAREQRHAARAEAKSGGGSNAEEPRTEAAETRTGDAEETRTGDAEETRTGDAEETRTDQGGSK